A single region of the Anoplolepis gracilipes chromosome 1, ASM4749672v1, whole genome shotgun sequence genome encodes:
- the LOC140671539 gene encoding uncharacterized protein isoform X2 yields MPSIRVLDSDTGIVHTLEVSHEDAVKASQDSLFATQLMHNCEAIIVHSEPVQPVAEIESPDPLSSVQEFSQDFSQDSSQEKDGFRWPHEAILLLLTVYKEQEHQIISGTMTMKKFWAIIASQLIKKGYNVNASQCKSKMAGLKNTYKSVKDHKGRSKYNKFRTWRYYDIMDEIFKRRPWVTKVLTDSPTSSSEYNVDNKKRSQSPCKTESSSKQNIVAVTEENTTIRRKMHEEAMARQDKLLDILGKIPSNSSCPENSIDNEKSSSYKTESSRYLKQYALLERIINVMEESTIERKRMHEEAMARQDKLLDILEKILNK; encoded by the exons ATGCCGAGCATCAGGGTGCTTGACAGCGATACGGGAATCGTTCATACGTTGGAAGTTTCTCATGAAGATGCTGTAAAGGCTAGTCAAG ATTCATTATTCGCGACGCAACTTATGCATAATTGTGAAGCGATAATTGTACACAGTGAACCTGTTCAACCAGTTGCTGAAATAG AATCTCCTGATCCATTATCCTCGGTACAAGAATTTTCTCAAGATTTTTCTCAGGATTCTTCTCAAGAAAAAg ATGGTTTTCGTTGGCCGCACGAGGCTATTCTTTTGCTTCTCACAGTATACAAAGAACAGGAACACCAGATTATATCTGGAACAATGACAATGAAAAAGTTTTGGGCTATAATTGCttctcaattaattaaaaaaggttACAATGTCAATGCTTCTCAGTGCAAAAGTAAAATGGCAGGCTTGAAAAATACCTACAAAAGTGTGAAAGATCATAAAGGAAGaagtaaatataacaaatttcgAACATGGCGATATTATGAT attatggatgagatatttaaaagaaggCCATGGGTGACTAAGGTCCTTACGGATAGTCCAACTTCATCTTCTGAATATAATGTtgataataagaaaagaagtcAATCGCCATGTAAAACTGAATCGTCTTCCAAGC AGAATATAGTTGCTGTCACAGAGGAAAACACCACTATACGAAGGAAAATGCATGAAGAAGCAATGGCTCGTCAGGATAAATTACTCGATATTTTAGGGAAAATACCTAGTAATTCATCATGTCCTGAGAACAGTATTGATAATGAAAAAAGCAGTTCCTATAAAACAGAATCTTCCAGAT ACTTGAAACAGTATGCCTTATTGGAAAggataattaatgttatgGAGGAAAGTACGATTGAACGGAAAAGGATGCATGAAGAAGCCATGGCTCGTCAGGATAAATTACTTGACAttttagagaagatacttAACAAATAG
- the LOC140671539 gene encoding uncharacterized protein isoform X1, whose product MPSIRVLDSDTGIVHTLEVSHEDAVKASQDSLFATQLMHNCEAIIVHSEPVQPVAEIESPDPLSSVQEFSQDFSQDSSQEKDGFRWPHEAILLLLTVYKEQEHQIISGTMTMKKFWAIIASQLIKKGYNVNASQCKSKMAGLKNTYKSVKDHKGRSKYNKFRTWRYYDIMDEIFKRRPWVTKVLTDSPTSSSEYNVDNKKRSQSPCKTESSSKRLKQFDMLENIVAVTEENTTIRRKMHEEAMARQDKLLDILGKIPSNSSCPENSIDNEKSSSYKTESSRYLKQYALLERIINVMEESTIERKRMHEEAMARQDKLLDILEKILNK is encoded by the exons ATGCCGAGCATCAGGGTGCTTGACAGCGATACGGGAATCGTTCATACGTTGGAAGTTTCTCATGAAGATGCTGTAAAGGCTAGTCAAG ATTCATTATTCGCGACGCAACTTATGCATAATTGTGAAGCGATAATTGTACACAGTGAACCTGTTCAACCAGTTGCTGAAATAG AATCTCCTGATCCATTATCCTCGGTACAAGAATTTTCTCAAGATTTTTCTCAGGATTCTTCTCAAGAAAAAg ATGGTTTTCGTTGGCCGCACGAGGCTATTCTTTTGCTTCTCACAGTATACAAAGAACAGGAACACCAGATTATATCTGGAACAATGACAATGAAAAAGTTTTGGGCTATAATTGCttctcaattaattaaaaaaggttACAATGTCAATGCTTCTCAGTGCAAAAGTAAAATGGCAGGCTTGAAAAATACCTACAAAAGTGTGAAAGATCATAAAGGAAGaagtaaatataacaaatttcgAACATGGCGATATTATGAT attatggatgagatatttaaaagaaggCCATGGGTGACTAAGGTCCTTACGGATAGTCCAACTTCATCTTCTGAATATAATGTtgataataagaaaagaagtcAATCGCCATGTAAAACTGAATCGTCTTCCAAGC gTTTAAAACAGTTTGATATGTTAGAGAATATAGTTGCTGTCACAGAGGAAAACACCACTATACGAAGGAAAATGCATGAAGAAGCAATGGCTCGTCAGGATAAATTACTCGATATTTTAGGGAAAATACCTAGTAATTCATCATGTCCTGAGAACAGTATTGATAATGAAAAAAGCAGTTCCTATAAAACAGAATCTTCCAGAT ACTTGAAACAGTATGCCTTATTGGAAAggataattaatgttatgGAGGAAAGTACGATTGAACGGAAAAGGATGCATGAAGAAGCCATGGCTCGTCAGGATAAATTACTTGACAttttagagaagatacttAACAAATAG